A genomic region of Rhodococcus pyridinivorans contains the following coding sequences:
- a CDS encoding YdcF family protein: protein MLVACAFIAAGLPVYVAPQIEIENLSPYRRTDAIFVLGGAIYERYPYALELALEGFAPEVVVSNPNGAKDVWLTDLCDHPRYEFPVTCFEPDPPTTRGEAMELRRLAEQRGWNSVIVVTFVPHVSRARFILDRCFDGELIMAASPADIALSYWAWAYAYQTAGYMRAFSHTGC from the coding sequence GTGCTCGTCGCGTGCGCGTTCATCGCCGCGGGCCTTCCCGTCTACGTGGCCCCGCAGATCGAGATCGAGAACCTCAGCCCGTATCGCCGGACGGACGCGATCTTCGTCCTCGGCGGTGCGATCTACGAGCGCTATCCCTACGCGCTCGAACTCGCACTCGAAGGCTTCGCACCCGAGGTCGTGGTGTCGAATCCCAACGGCGCGAAGGACGTCTGGCTGACGGACCTGTGCGACCACCCGCGCTACGAATTCCCCGTCACGTGCTTCGAACCGGACCCGCCGACCACGCGCGGTGAGGCCATGGAACTGCGTCGTCTCGCGGAGCAGCGCGGCTGGAACAGCGTCATCGTCGTGACGTTCGTGCCGCACGTCTCCCGCGCGCGCTTCATCCTCGACCGATGCTTCGACGGCGAACTCATCATGGCCGCCAGCCCGGCCGACATCGCCCTGTCGTACTGGGCATGGGCGTACGCCTATCAGACCGCCGGCTACATGCGGGCC